A stretch of Fusibacter sp. A1 DNA encodes these proteins:
- a CDS encoding histidine phosphatase family protein, with amino-acid sequence MEIILMRHYKVDMKYDEKYDSEGFDRACERYNKRPVKDQLAPRLPEYVLYASSMTRAQETARFAFQKEPIILKGVHEVTMKSYKDTKRQLPTWWWELMARVQWRSNMLRPHETYDQTMRRLESGLMELIDRNEDAIVVMHGLAMRYMVKVLRKNGFKGPIILHAKNGQAFRYRRQV; translated from the coding sequence ATGGAAATCATTCTTATGAGGCACTATAAAGTAGATATGAAGTATGATGAAAAATATGACAGCGAAGGATTTGACCGTGCGTGTGAGCGTTATAACAAGCGCCCCGTAAAAGATCAGCTGGCACCCAGATTGCCTGAGTATGTTCTTTATGCATCAAGCATGACCAGGGCGCAAGAGACCGCACGCTTTGCGTTTCAGAAGGAACCGATTATTCTTAAAGGCGTCCATGAAGTGACGATGAAAAGCTACAAGGATACGAAGAGGCAGCTTCCTACCTGGTGGTGGGAACTGATGGCGAGGGTGCAGTGGAGAAGCAATATGCTTCGTCCTCATGAAACATATGATCAGACGATGAGAAGGCTTGAAAGCGGCTTGATGGAACTGATAGATCGAAATGAAGATGCCATTGTCGTAATGCATGGACTAGCGATGAGATATATGGTAAAAGTGCTTAGGAAGAACGGATTTAAGGGTCCCATCATCCTACATGCAAAAAATGGACAAGCGTTCCGGTACAGGAGGCAAGTATGA